TCACCGCCAACCTCATGGCTGTCGAAGACCTCGAGGATGACTTCGCGCCGCTCGACGTCGTCCTCGTCGAGTCCGGAGGCGACAACCTCACCGCGACGTTCTCGCCGGCGCTCGTCGACGCCCAGATCTTCGTCCTCGACGTCGCCGGGGGCGGCGACGTGGCCCGCAAGGGAGGTCCTGGCATCGCCCGAGCCGACCTTCTCGTCGTCAACAAGACCGACCTCGCGCCCTACGTCGGCGTCGACGTCGCGCAGATGGTCGCCGACGGCGAGGCCGCCAGGGAGGGCCGCCCCGTCCTCGCCCTGTCACGAGAAGACCCCGTGTCGCGCGCGACCCTCAAGGCCTGGGTGCTCGAGATGCTCGCCGAGCACACCGGCGGCAACCACGTCCCTCAGGACCCGGGGCCGATGGCACCGCACTTCCACGCTGACGAGGACGACGACCACACCCACGACGACCACACCCACGGTGACGGCGAGCACGCACACAGCCACTCTCGCTCGCACGCCTGAACGTCGGCGCCATGACCCAGATCGCCGTGCACGTCGACGGAGGACGAGCCCGGTGCGCCCTGCGGACCGGGCTCCTCAGCCCGCGCGTGCTCTCCTCCGACCATGCGGGTGCCCGCGTCGCGCTCGTCGCGACCGGAGCGCTCCTCCTCGCCGGCGACCACGTCCGGATCGACGTCCGGGTCGGGCCCGGTGCCTGGCTCGAGGTCGTCGAGACGTCGGGGACCGTGGCGTACGACGCACGGGGCGGCGCGGCAGCCTGGGACGTGACGATCCACGTCGACGAGGGCGGGACACTCGTGTGGGAGGGGCTCCCGTTCGTCGTCGCGTCGGGCGCCGACGTGACCCGCCGCACCACGGCGACGCTCGCGCACGGGGCGGTGCTGCTCCTGCGCGAGACCCTCGTGCTCGGCCGGACCGGCGAGATCGGCGGTGACCTCCGGTCGCAGACCCGGTGCTCGCTCGACGGACAGCCCGCGTTCGTCGAGGACCTGCGCCTCGACGTCTCACGCACGGCACCCGGTGTCCTCGGTGACGCACGGGTCCTCGACTCCGCCCTGTGCATCGGGACGCGGCCGCCCCCGAGCGAGCCCGTCGCGGGCCAGGTGCACCTCGACCTCGACGCCCCCGGCGCCGTGCTGCGGTCCGTCGGCCAGCACGCCCACACGGGA
This sequence is a window from Sanguibacter antarcticus. Protein-coding genes within it:
- the ureG gene encoding urease accessory protein UreG — encoded protein: MPENHVPDVTPAPVRTRSLRLGVAGPVGTGKSSLIALVCRELAGELSLGVITNDIYTDEDARFLRSAGVLDPERIRAVETGACPHTAIRDDITANLMAVEDLEDDFAPLDVVLVESGGDNLTATFSPALVDAQIFVLDVAGGGDVARKGGPGIARADLLVVNKTDLAPYVGVDVAQMVADGEAAREGRPVLALSREDPVSRATLKAWVLEMLAEHTGGNHVPQDPGPMAPHFHADEDDDHTHDDHTHGDGEHAHSHSRSHA
- a CDS encoding urease accessory protein UreD, with the protein product MTQIAVHVDGGRARCALRTGLLSPRVLSSDHAGARVALVATGALLLAGDHVRIDVRVGPGAWLEVVETSGTVAYDARGGAAAWDVTIHVDEGGTLVWEGLPFVVASGADVTRRTTATLAHGAVLLLRETLVLGRTGEIGGDLRSQTRCSLDGQPAFVEDLRLDVSRTAPGVLGDARVLDSALCIGTRPPPSEPVAGQVHLDLDAPGAVLRSVGQHAHTGSVGARWARWTEHVRHRPPPLLPSPLRLASDPKEPHHARS